A genomic window from Variovorax paradoxus includes:
- a CDS encoding BPSS1780 family membrane protein, whose product MKLNLVPARTGVEWVRLGLKNFWRQPLAFVSLFLMFMALITSISQLPLIGRFIPFVLLPFSTLGFMVAASVADASATNTDLPGDAVGVKKPTGALMFLSVARAMRTEWRALAVLGVISAVYCFLTVFLTALVDGGQFMRSYLLGETPTKEVLESSRFQMANLLQMCLALPLVAAMWHAPALVHWHRVEPVKSIFFSLVAMFRNFGAYALYWLAWCGVLVLGLLAAALVGTIVIGVGSLGSDTGAMAIGNILMVGTVLTLAAMAQASNWFTFRDTFNPD is encoded by the coding sequence ATGAAACTCAACCTCGTGCCGGCGCGAACCGGCGTCGAATGGGTCCGCCTCGGACTCAAGAACTTCTGGCGACAGCCGCTGGCCTTTGTCTCGCTGTTCCTGATGTTCATGGCGCTGATCACGAGCATCTCGCAGCTGCCGCTGATCGGCAGATTCATTCCGTTCGTGCTGCTGCCGTTCTCCACGCTGGGCTTCATGGTCGCGGCGTCGGTGGCCGACGCCTCGGCGACCAACACCGATCTTCCAGGAGACGCGGTCGGCGTGAAAAAACCGACCGGCGCACTCATGTTCCTGTCGGTGGCGCGTGCCATGCGAACGGAATGGCGCGCGCTGGCTGTACTTGGCGTGATCTCGGCGGTGTATTGCTTCCTGACCGTGTTCCTGACCGCGCTGGTCGACGGCGGCCAGTTCATGCGCAGCTACCTGCTGGGCGAAACCCCGACGAAGGAAGTGCTGGAAAGCAGCCGCTTCCAGATGGCGAATCTGCTTCAGATGTGCCTCGCGCTGCCGCTGGTCGCGGCGATGTGGCATGCCCCCGCGCTGGTTCACTGGCACCGGGTGGAGCCGGTGAAGAGCATTTTCTTCAGCCTGGTGGCGATGTTCCGGAATTTCGGCGCCTATGCGCTGTACTGGCTCGCGTGGTGCGGCGTGCTGGTGCTCGGCCTCCTGGCGGCGGCGCTGGTCGGCACCATCGTGATCGGCGTGGGCTCGCTGGGTTCGGACACCGGTGCAATGGCCATCGGCAACATCCTGATGGTCGGCACGGTGCTGACGCTCGCCGCCATGGCGCAGGCGTCGAACTGGTTCACCTTCCGCGACACCTTCAATCCGGACTGA
- a CDS encoding homoserine kinase has translation MAVFTEVSFGEADALVQRLGLGPLRELRGIEGGIENTNYFATTESGEFVLTLFERLSAEQLPYYLCLMKHLAAAGLPVPAPVAAAEPAAAEKPRKNQPPVPAEAACDLLHIVAGKPAAVVQKLSGHSELAPGTAHCAELGAMLARMHLAGRDYPRIQPNLRGLHWWNETVPVVLPYIEESQAALLRAELAYQNHVAESSAYAALPRGPVHADMFRDNVMFATGGEAGAAPRLTGVFDFYFAGTDTWLFDLAVCLNDWAIDLPTGRHDAERADSLLSAYETVRPLNAAERALLPAMLRAAALRFWISRLWDFHLPREASMLKPHDPTHFERVLRDRATHPHAMAQALEPLLAA, from the coding sequence ATGGCAGTTTTCACCGAAGTCAGTTTCGGCGAGGCAGACGCGCTCGTCCAACGCCTGGGCCTGGGCCCGCTGCGCGAGCTGCGCGGCATCGAGGGCGGCATCGAAAACACCAACTACTTCGCGACCACCGAGTCCGGCGAATTCGTGTTGACGCTGTTCGAACGCCTGAGTGCCGAGCAGCTCCCTTACTACCTTTGTCTGATGAAGCACCTGGCGGCTGCCGGCCTGCCTGTGCCCGCGCCCGTGGCGGCAGCCGAGCCCGCCGCCGCCGAGAAACCCAGGAAGAACCAGCCCCCCGTGCCCGCCGAGGCCGCGTGCGACCTGCTGCACATCGTGGCCGGCAAGCCTGCTGCGGTGGTGCAGAAGCTCTCGGGCCACAGCGAACTGGCCCCCGGCACGGCGCATTGCGCCGAACTGGGCGCGATGCTGGCACGCATGCACCTCGCGGGGCGCGACTACCCCCGCATCCAGCCAAACCTGCGCGGCCTGCACTGGTGGAACGAGACGGTGCCGGTGGTGCTGCCGTACATCGAGGAATCGCAAGCCGCCCTGCTGCGTGCCGAACTGGCCTACCAGAACCACGTCGCCGAGTCGTCGGCCTATGCGGCGCTGCCGCGTGGCCCGGTGCATGCAGACATGTTCCGCGACAACGTGATGTTCGCGACCGGCGGCGAGGCCGGCGCTGCGCCGCGCCTGACCGGCGTGTTCGACTTCTACTTCGCCGGCACCGACACCTGGCTGTTCGACCTGGCCGTGTGCCTGAACGACTGGGCCATCGACCTGCCGACCGGCCGGCACGACGCCGAACGCGCCGACTCGCTGCTGTCGGCCTACGAAACCGTGCGACCGCTGAACGCCGCCGAGCGCGCCCTGCTGCCCGCGATGCTGCGCGCCGCGGCGCTGCGCTTCTGGATTTCCCGGCTCTGGGACTTCCATCTGCCGCGCGAGGCGAGCATGCTCAAGCCCCATGACCCCACGCACTTCGAACGCGTGCTGCGCGACCGCGCCACCCACCCGCATGCCATGGCACAGGCCCTCGAGCCGCTGCTGGCTGCCTGA